Proteins from one Bacteroides mediterraneensis genomic window:
- the hflX gene encoding GTPase HflX, which produces MKEFVISDAQTEKAALVGLITQTQNERKTNEYLDELAFLAETAGAEVVKRFTQKLDTPNSVTYVGKGKLQEIKEYLAVQNESEETEIGMVIFDDELSAKQIRNIENELKVKILDRTSLILDIFAMRAQTANAKTQVELAQYKYMLPRLQRLWTHLERQGGGSGAGGGKGSVGLRGPGETQLEMDRRIILNRMALLKQRLAEIDTQKSTQRKNRGRLIRVALVGYTNVGKSTLMNLLAKSDVFAENKLFATLDTTVRKVIIENLPFLLSDTVGFIRKLPTDLVDSFKSTLDEVREADLLVHVVDISHPDFEEQIQVVEKTIADLGAGGKPSMIVFNKVDAYTYVEKAEDDLTPKTKENITLEELMHTWMAKLNDNCIFISAREKTNIEQFRDLLYKKVRELHVQKYPYNDFLYQTYDEE; this is translated from the coding sequence ATGAAGGAATTTGTGATATCGGACGCGCAGACCGAAAAGGCTGCGTTGGTGGGTTTGATAACCCAGACTCAGAATGAACGTAAGACCAATGAATACCTGGATGAACTGGCTTTCCTGGCAGAGACGGCTGGGGCGGAGGTGGTGAAACGCTTCACCCAAAAGCTGGATACCCCCAACTCTGTGACGTATGTAGGGAAGGGTAAATTGCAGGAAATCAAAGAATATTTGGCTGTTCAGAACGAAAGTGAGGAGACTGAAATCGGAATGGTGATTTTCGATGATGAACTCTCGGCGAAGCAAATCCGTAACATTGAAAATGAGCTGAAAGTCAAAATACTCGACCGAACTTCATTAATCTTGGATATTTTTGCCATGCGGGCACAGACGGCCAATGCCAAAACGCAGGTGGAGCTGGCGCAATACAAGTACATGCTTCCCCGCTTGCAGCGTTTGTGGACACACTTGGAACGGCAGGGTGGTGGTTCCGGTGCCGGAGGTGGTAAAGGTTCCGTGGGTTTGCGTGGTCCGGGTGAAACCCAGCTGGAAATGGACCGTCGTATCATCTTGAACCGTATGGCCTTGCTGAAGCAGCGTCTGGCTGAGATTGATACGCAGAAATCCACTCAGCGCAAGAATCGCGGGCGCTTGATTCGTGTGGCGTTGGTGGGATATACCAATGTGGGAAAATCGACGCTGATGAATCTGCTGGCAAAGAGTGATGTGTTTGCGGAAAACAAGCTGTTTGCCACGCTGGACACCACAGTGCGCAAGGTGATTATCGAGAATCTGCCTTTCCTGTTGTCTGATACGGTAGGGTTTATCCGGAAATTGCCGACCGACTTGGTCGATTCGTTCAAGTCGACGTTGGACGAAGTACGCGAGGCCGATTTGCTGGTACATGTGGTAGACATCTCTCATCCGGATTTTGAAGAGCAGATTCAGGTGGTGGAAAAGACCATTGCCGATTTGGGAGCAGGCGGAAAACCGAGCATGATTGTATTTAATAAGGTAGATGCCTATACATACGTGGAGAAGGCGGAAGATGACCTGACTCCGAAGACAAAGGAGAATATCACCTTGGAGGAACTGATGCATACCTGGATGGCGAAATTGAACGATAACTGTATCTTCATTTCCGCCCGGGAGAAGACCAATATCGAACAGTTCCGCGACCTCTTATATAAAAAGGTAAGGGAACTGCATGTACAGAAATATCCTTACAATGATTTTCTGTATCAGACCTACGACGAAGAATAA
- a CDS encoding RagB/SusD family nutrient uptake outer membrane protein, with amino-acid sequence MKINKYFLCGLAFAGAGLLASCSDELETQPTNSVSGTQVFENAEHAEAAINGAYRFLYTAGWSSGWGTQNCGQTAIQLFADLMAEDHLMNEQGQGWFYEDYRLNVHGDYAGKAGRSYSVWNFYYTIISNLNYILANDGKLDGDPELVNSLMGQAYAFRAYCYFYLIQLYQQTYAGHENAPGVPLYTEPTVAGTEGKPRGTVQGVYDQINSDLAEAVNRLKGLEQSHISHIDYYVAKGFQARAFLVQHKYKEAAEAAKEALTKPGLSLVKVDALGGNNSVKVDDVMWGLEISKDQTSGYAGFFSHMDADAKGMYGSKARQCISSGLYNLLSDTDERKMKWFRGKLEKEEKGNSKVSYCQLKFKMADYTIWTGDYLLMRAEEMVLIQAEAECHLKEFDLARATIKRLGMLRDAKYEEILSERTNSEAYNSNTNAPVTTLMEEILLQRRVELWGEAGRIFDLQRLALGYNRKYEGSNHSETVQTKNTGVASPLFIFPLPQSEIDGNEHISSSDNNPIVR; translated from the coding sequence ATGAAAATCAATAAATATTTTTTATGCGGGCTGGCATTCGCAGGAGCCGGTTTGTTGGCTTCCTGCTCGGATGAACTGGAAACACAGCCTACCAACTCTGTGTCTGGAACGCAGGTTTTTGAGAACGCGGAGCATGCGGAAGCCGCGATTAATGGTGCATATCGTTTTTTATACACAGCCGGATGGAGTTCAGGCTGGGGTACACAGAACTGTGGACAGACAGCTATCCAGTTATTTGCCGATTTGATGGCAGAGGATCATTTGATGAACGAACAGGGGCAGGGATGGTTTTATGAGGATTATCGTCTGAACGTACACGGAGATTATGCCGGAAAAGCCGGACGTTCTTATTCGGTGTGGAATTTTTATTATACGATTATCAGTAACCTGAATTATATTCTGGCAAACGACGGAAAGCTGGACGGAGACCCTGAATTGGTGAATAGTCTGATGGGGCAGGCGTATGCCTTCCGGGCTTATTGCTATTTTTATCTGATTCAATTGTACCAGCAGACTTATGCAGGGCATGAGAATGCACCGGGAGTACCTCTTTATACGGAGCCTACGGTAGCCGGAACGGAAGGAAAACCACGTGGTACGGTACAGGGAGTGTACGACCAGATTAATTCGGATTTGGCCGAGGCTGTCAATCGTTTGAAAGGACTGGAACAGTCGCACATCTCTCACATTGATTATTATGTGGCCAAGGGTTTCCAGGCACGTGCTTTCTTAGTGCAGCATAAGTATAAGGAAGCGGCGGAAGCGGCGAAAGAGGCCCTGACGAAACCCGGGCTTTCGTTGGTTAAGGTCGATGCCTTGGGTGGAAACAACAGTGTGAAAGTGGATGATGTGATGTGGGGACTGGAGATTTCGAAAGACCAGACTTCGGGTTATGCCGGATTCTTCTCTCACATGGATGCGGATGCAAAAGGTATGTATGGCTCCAAGGCCCGCCAGTGTATCAGTTCCGGATTGTATAACCTGTTGTCGGATACGGATGAGCGTAAGATGAAATGGTTCCGGGGAAAACTGGAAAAAGAGGAGAAGGGTAATTCCAAGGTAAGTTATTGCCAATTGAAATTTAAGATGGCTGATTATACCATCTGGACTGGCGACTATCTGCTGATGCGTGCGGAGGAAATGGTGTTGATTCAGGCAGAGGCGGAATGTCATCTGAAGGAGTTTGATTTGGCTCGGGCTACCATCAAGCGGCTGGGAATGCTTCGGGATGCAAAATATGAGGAAATTCTGTCAGAACGTACAAACTCGGAAGCCTATAATTCAAATACGAATGCTCCTGTTACTACGTTGATGGAGGAAATCCTGTTGCAGCGTCGTGTGGAATTGTGGGGTGAAGCAGGAAGAATCTTCGACTTGCAGCGTCTGGCGTTGGGGTATAACCGGAAGTATGAGGGCTCCAATCATTCGGAAACTGTGCAGACGAAGAATACGGGAGTGGCTTCTCCGCTCTTCATATTCCCCTTACCTCAGTCGGAGATTGACGGAAACGAGCATATCAGCAGCTCGGATAACAATCCTATTGTTCGATAA
- a CDS encoding TonB-dependent receptor, translated as MKKKITWFVTFLLIGIGLSNAQISQVTGNVTSDEDGLPVVGASVLVKGTTVGTVTDIDGNFTITGVPASAKVLVVSFIGLQSQEVPVKSVVNVVLKSDAKQLDEVMVVAYGTAKKESFTGSASVVKADKITSRPVANVTKALDGLVAGVQTTSGSGQPGSGVSVVVRGYGSINSAQSPLYVVDGVPYDGDVVSINPNDIESMTVLKDASAGALYGSRGANGVVMITTKKGKSGKVNVNLKANWGVASRSIPRYETMDEAGYLETIFQSYKNNQIYNNGLSPAEAGVAALEAMKAGSTAIFGLNEQYNPFNYSITELIDPATGKVRSDARLKYSEDWMNEAMVNNPLRQEYNASFSGGNEKTKYMFSLGYLNEKGLLKTTQFSRYNGRMNIDSDVTNWLKAGMNASYSRNENNTAVENSSGNSNVWYTAQLMAPIFPVYEKDADGKTVLDKSGNPVFDYGANRPAGANADWNTIATLYDDKYSTTSDNLSARMYMELGNLKEGPLQGLKFSVNYGFDLINRDNMTYYNPYNGNATSVKGRLTKSASRSFSYTLNQLLNYDRWFGKHHVAALVGHEFYKYTYSYLSGQKTGFPFGGLYELAAATTVVDTDSYSHNYSVESVLSRLSYDYADKYYFSASFRTDGSSRFYKDSRWGNFWSVGANWRISQEEFMKDLRWVNNLSVKASYGVQGNDRLLDSGGYDIYYAWQSFYSLSYPNNTMNGAALSSLENKGLKWEKNGNLNVGVEGRLFDRVSFSVEWYQRKTSDMLMSFPMATSLGFDGYNKNIGSMRNRGWDVSIATDIFQQPNFGWRLTLMGSTVKNEVLQLADKPEIINGSYIIREGETINSFYTATAAGVDPATGEQLYWVWDTDKDGVRGEKYISSDASKATNCKEIQGSRIPDLYGSFNNEFRYKNFDLAVLCTYSIGGKVLDGVYRTLMYGNYVGQAKSKHLERAWKQPGDITDIPRIEIGKSYITTNNDLIDASYLAIKNISLGYTFPEKLIQKWGMNRLRLSATADNVVLFNCLKGMNPQHNFSGGTSFGYVPVRTVSFGIDVTF; from the coding sequence ATGAAGAAAAAAATCACGTGGTTCGTGACCTTTCTCCTGATAGGGATTGGTCTGTCTAATGCCCAGATTTCTCAAGTGACCGGTAATGTGACGTCCGATGAAGACGGACTGCCGGTAGTGGGCGCATCGGTATTGGTAAAGGGTACGACTGTAGGGACAGTGACCGATATCGACGGAAATTTTACAATTACCGGAGTGCCGGCCTCGGCAAAAGTTCTGGTGGTTTCTTTTATCGGTTTGCAGAGCCAGGAAGTGCCTGTGAAATCGGTGGTAAATGTAGTGCTGAAGTCGGATGCCAAGCAGCTGGATGAAGTAATGGTTGTGGCGTATGGTACAGCCAAGAAGGAGTCGTTTACCGGTTCGGCGTCGGTGGTTAAGGCCGACAAAATCACGTCAAGACCGGTAGCCAATGTCACGAAGGCTTTGGATGGACTGGTGGCCGGTGTGCAGACCACTTCCGGATCTGGACAGCCGGGTTCGGGAGTTTCGGTCGTGGTACGCGGTTATGGTTCTATCAACTCGGCTCAAAGCCCTTTGTATGTGGTAGATGGCGTGCCTTATGATGGAGATGTGGTTTCCATCAACCCGAATGACATTGAATCGATGACGGTATTGAAGGATGCCTCGGCAGGTGCGTTGTATGGTTCACGCGGAGCAAACGGCGTAGTGATGATTACAACGAAGAAAGGAAAGTCGGGCAAGGTGAATGTCAATCTGAAGGCGAACTGGGGCGTGGCGTCCCGTTCCATTCCCCGTTATGAAACAATGGATGAGGCGGGGTATCTGGAGACTATTTTCCAGTCGTACAAAAACAATCAGATTTATAACAATGGCCTTTCGCCGGCGGAAGCTGGAGTTGCGGCATTGGAAGCTATGAAGGCAGGTTCTACTGCTATTTTTGGTCTGAATGAACAGTATAATCCTTTTAATTATTCTATTACGGAACTGATTGATCCTGCCACTGGCAAGGTACGAAGCGACGCCCGCCTGAAATATTCAGAAGACTGGATGAACGAGGCGATGGTGAACAATCCTTTGCGTCAGGAGTATAATGCTTCTTTTTCTGGAGGAAATGAGAAGACAAAGTATATGTTTTCATTGGGATACTTGAATGAGAAAGGTTTGTTGAAGACTACCCAGTTTTCTCGTTACAATGGCCGTATGAACATTGATTCGGATGTGACAAACTGGTTGAAAGCCGGAATGAATGCCAGCTATTCGCGCAATGAAAATAATACGGCAGTGGAAAACTCATCGGGAAATTCCAATGTGTGGTATACGGCTCAGCTGATGGCGCCAATTTTCCCTGTGTACGAGAAAGATGCGGATGGAAAAACCGTGTTAGACAAGAGTGGTAATCCGGTGTTTGACTATGGAGCAAACCGTCCGGCGGGTGCGAATGCGGACTGGAATACCATTGCGACCTTGTATGATGACAAATATTCTACTACGAGCGATAACTTGAGTGCCCGTATGTATATGGAATTAGGTAACCTGAAAGAGGGGCCTTTGCAGGGATTGAAATTCTCGGTGAATTATGGATTCGATTTGATTAACCGGGATAATATGACTTACTACAATCCTTATAACGGTAATGCGACTTCCGTGAAAGGACGTCTGACCAAGAGTGCTTCCCGTTCTTTCAGTTACACCTTGAACCAGCTGCTGAATTATGACCGTTGGTTTGGCAAGCATCATGTGGCGGCATTGGTGGGGCATGAATTTTATAAATACACCTATTCTTACTTGTCAGGTCAGAAAACCGGTTTCCCTTTCGGCGGATTGTATGAACTGGCTGCAGCCACTACAGTAGTGGATACGGATTCTTATAGCCATAATTATTCAGTGGAATCGGTTTTGTCGCGCCTGTCTTATGATTATGCGGATAAGTATTATTTTTCGGCCAGCTTCCGAACAGACGGATCGTCTCGTTTTTACAAGGACAGCCGCTGGGGTAATTTCTGGTCAGTAGGTGCGAACTGGCGGATTTCGCAGGAGGAGTTCATGAAAGACTTGAGATGGGTGAACAACCTGTCGGTGAAGGCTAGCTACGGTGTGCAGGGAAATGACCGTTTGCTCGATTCTGGTGGTTATGACATTTATTATGCATGGCAGTCTTTCTATAGCCTGAGCTACCCGAACAATACGATGAACGGTGCCGCGTTGTCTTCTTTGGAAAATAAGGGGCTGAAGTGGGAAAAGAACGGTAACCTGAATGTGGGTGTGGAAGGCCGTTTGTTCGACCGTGTGAGCTTCAGTGTGGAATGGTACCAGCGGAAAACTTCGGACATGCTGATGTCTTTCCCAATGGCTACTTCGCTTGGATTTGACGGATACAACAAGAATATCGGCAGCATGCGTAACCGCGGATGGGATGTGAGCATTGCCACTGATATCTTCCAGCAACCGAACTTCGGATGGCGACTTACCCTGATGGGCTCGACCGTGAAGAATGAGGTGTTACAGCTGGCCGATAAACCGGAAATTATCAATGGAAGTTATATTATCCGTGAAGGTGAGACCATCAATTCTTTCTATACGGCTACTGCGGCAGGAGTGGATCCGGCTACAGGTGAACAGTTGTACTGGGTGTGGGATACGGATAAAGACGGTGTAAGAGGTGAGAAATATATTTCGAGCGATGCGTCGAAGGCTACCAACTGCAAGGAAATCCAGGGCAGCCGTATTCCGGACTTGTATGGTTCTTTCAACAATGAATTCCGATACAAGAACTTCGATTTGGCTGTGCTCTGTACGTATTCTATCGGAGGTAAGGTATTGGATGGAGTGTACAGAACTCTGATGTATGGAAATTATGTGGGACAGGCAAAGAGCAAGCACTTGGAACGTGCCTGGAAACAGCCCGGCGACATTACCGACATTCCTCGTATCGAGATTGGCAAGAGTTATATTACGACCAACAACGACTTGATTGACGCTTCTTATCTGGCCATCAAGAATATCTCACTGGGATATACTTTCCCGGAGAAACTGATTCAGAAATGGGGTATGAACCGTTTGCGCCTTTCGGCTACGGCAGATAATGTAGTGTTGTTCAACTGCCTGAAGGGGATGAATCCTCAGCACAATTTCAGTGGAGGTACGAGCTTTGGCTATGTGCCGGTGCGAACTGTATCATTTGGTATTGACGTAACATTCTAA
- a CDS encoding RagB/SusD family nutrient uptake outer membrane protein: MKKTNKYLVFVGAALCLASCDLDKLPEGQYVGDGQNEEIISKRPNMVVAGVNAMAAKLNTFGTISDDATTYHNDYGVAAVSQFLEQGGQDMPCTTSGYNWFATAQNYSDRLYTSAGDELIWKTFYNHMKTANDVLVLTEGTKDETMLVYRGQALAARAYDLMNLAQIYQFTYKGHEDALCVPIITEDMTEEEMQNNPRATVQQVYDQIMKDLNEAVTLLAGYDNGSSKDKIDEATAYGLRARANLLMQNWAEAAKDAAKAIEGGTPQSLSEVSSPTFNSASADSWLWGVLITPDNDVVTTGIINWPSHLCSLTGNGYTTLTGSFRYVSSALYDQIPATDIRKQWFISPDTTSTLVDNKTVGGIPVIDYFGLAPYTNVKFGPYQDVMGNTTNSQDWPLMRVEEMYLIKAEGEAMSGDLPTAKQTLENFVKTYRNPSYVCNASSAEAMQDEIWLQRRMELWGEGFALFDILRLKKPIIRKGTNYAAIVQFNLEPESQIMIYRIPQCEMETNKGITEADNNPAAPQPSV, from the coding sequence ATGAAAAAGACAAATAAATATTTGGTATTCGTAGGTGCTGCCTTATGTCTGGCTTCCTGTGACCTGGATAAGCTTCCGGAAGGCCAGTATGTAGGAGATGGGCAGAACGAGGAGATTATAAGTAAGCGTCCGAATATGGTTGTGGCAGGTGTCAATGCGATGGCTGCGAAATTGAATACATTCGGTACAATTTCAGATGATGCTACTACCTATCATAATGACTATGGAGTAGCTGCTGTAAGTCAGTTCCTGGAACAGGGTGGACAGGATATGCCTTGTACGACTTCAGGTTATAACTGGTTTGCAACGGCGCAGAATTACTCAGACCGTCTTTATACAAGTGCAGGAGATGAATTGATTTGGAAAACTTTCTATAATCACATGAAAACTGCCAATGATGTGCTTGTGCTGACGGAAGGTACGAAAGATGAAACCATGTTGGTTTATCGTGGGCAGGCCTTGGCGGCTCGTGCATACGATTTAATGAATTTGGCTCAGATTTATCAGTTTACTTATAAAGGGCATGAAGATGCATTGTGTGTGCCTATCATTACTGAGGATATGACAGAAGAGGAGATGCAGAACAATCCTCGTGCTACAGTTCAGCAGGTTTATGACCAGATTATGAAAGATTTGAATGAGGCGGTTACTTTGTTGGCTGGTTATGACAATGGTTCATCAAAGGATAAAATAGATGAAGCTACGGCCTATGGTTTGCGAGCTCGTGCAAACTTGTTGATGCAGAATTGGGCAGAGGCGGCGAAGGATGCAGCAAAAGCCATTGAAGGTGGAACACCTCAGTCGCTCAGTGAAGTGTCTAGTCCGACATTCAATTCAGCTTCTGCCGATTCTTGGTTGTGGGGAGTGCTGATTACTCCAGATAATGATGTGGTTACCACAGGTATTATCAACTGGCCTTCTCACTTGTGTTCACTGACTGGAAACGGTTATACTACACTGACGGGTTCTTTCCGTTATGTAAGCTCTGCATTGTATGATCAGATTCCTGCTACAGATATCCGCAAACAGTGGTTTATTTCTCCGGATACAACTTCTACTTTGGTGGACAATAAAACGGTGGGAGGTATTCCTGTGATTGATTATTTTGGTTTGGCTCCTTATACCAATGTGAAATTTGGTCCGTATCAGGATGTAATGGGTAATACCACTAACTCACAAGACTGGCCACTGATGCGTGTGGAAGAAATGTATCTGATCAAGGCGGAAGGTGAAGCAATGTCTGGAGACCTGCCTACGGCCAAACAGACATTGGAGAATTTCGTGAAAACTTATCGTAATCCGTCATATGTATGCAACGCTTCTTCTGCAGAAGCTATGCAGGATGAAATCTGGTTGCAGCGTCGTATGGAGTTATGGGGTGAAGGCTTTGCTCTATTTGATATTTTGCGTCTCAAGAAACCTATTATTCGTAAAGGAACAAACTATGCGGCTATTGTTCAGTTCAATTTGGAGCCAGAGTCTCAGATTATGATTTATCGTATTCCACAATGTGAAATGGAAACTAACAAGGGTATTACGGAAGCCGACAATAATCCGGCAGCTCCGCAACCTTCAGTTTAA
- a CDS encoding TonB-dependent receptor encodes MKRKLMLLMTCLMIGIGLVNAQISKVTGNVTSEEDGLPVVGASVLVKGTTVGTVTDIDGNFTLTNVPSSAGTLVISFIGMQSQEVKIASMVKVVLKSDAEQLDEVMVVAYGTAKKSAFTGSASTIKNEKITSRQTSNVTNALAGQVAGVQTTSSTGQPGKDATVRIRGIGSISASNTPLYVVDGVPYDGEISAINSSDIESMTVLKDAASNALYGARGANGVILITTKRGKTGDARVTFDAKWGVNKRGVPSYETVQDPGKFYEMAYSAIYNGDLKGYAAAGDLVAANKYANQAMLSSSYLGYQVFTVPNGEQLIGMDGKLNPNATLGYSDGTYYYRPDNWSDELFENNMRQEYNLSVSGATEKMNYYMSAGYLDDQGIVPNSGFQRYSARLKADYQVKPWLKLGGNVSFTHYDSREQDTEGGSSNANAFYAANIMGAIYPMYIRDAEGNIMIDERGYKRYDYGSDTNFSRDNVIPNANPLASYMLDMMRYAGDVISGKWFADIDIWGGIKAKINIGVDANNVRYTNMVNPYYGQYSETSGVGGIVSVASQRTFSTNQQYLLTYNKTFNNVHNLDVLAGYENYNYKYQYLYGSREKIYNPDVPELNNGILNQNNSSYTNNYATEGWLFRVQYDYDGKYFVSGSYRRDASSVFHPDNRWGNFWSIGAGWLMNKESFLADQTWIDMLKFKISYGLQGNDNLMYEGGLYRNYYPYMDQYTLSNSNSDFATSLYYKGNPEITWETSHSFNTGFDFTFWGGKLSGTVEYFSRKTTDMLYFKPVSPSMGYSRFPENVGSMINRGVELDLNSNIFSTKDFTWDVNFNLTHFKNEVLELAPELNGQLIDGSRIYREGESMYQLYLPKYAGVNPETGESQWALLEPNEAGETVTTSYTEASSNRFATGDILPKVYGGFGTSLTFKGFDFSIAFAYQLGGRILDYTYQSLMSTDAQGAAWHVDMLRAWTPENKNTDVPRMNVQDLYTSNLSDRWLTSSDYLSLQNITFGYTLPKSLTRKIKIDGIRLYFVADNVALLTARKGLDPRQGYVAADNVYSPIRTISGGISLIF; translated from the coding sequence ATGAAAAGAAAATTGATGCTGTTAATGACCTGCCTGATGATAGGTATCGGTCTGGTAAACGCTCAAATCTCGAAGGTAACTGGTAATGTTACTTCTGAAGAAGACGGTTTACCTGTAGTGGGCGCATCAGTATTGGTAAAAGGTACTACTGTAGGTACTGTTACCGATATCGATGGTAATTTTACGTTGACTAACGTACCAAGTTCCGCGGGAACTTTGGTTATTTCCTTCATCGGAATGCAGTCACAGGAAGTGAAGATTGCTTCTATGGTAAAAGTGGTGTTAAAGTCTGATGCAGAACAACTTGATGAGGTGATGGTTGTTGCATACGGTACGGCAAAAAAATCAGCTTTCACAGGTTCTGCATCTACAATCAAAAATGAAAAGATCACTTCTCGCCAGACGTCAAATGTGACGAATGCCTTGGCTGGTCAGGTCGCTGGTGTACAGACTACAAGTAGTACAGGTCAGCCGGGTAAGGATGCTACCGTACGTATTCGTGGTATCGGGTCTATTTCAGCAAGCAATACGCCGTTGTATGTAGTGGATGGGGTGCCTTATGATGGGGAAATCTCTGCTATCAACTCTTCTGATATCGAGTCTATGACTGTATTGAAGGATGCGGCTTCTAATGCATTGTATGGTGCCCGTGGTGCAAATGGCGTCATTTTGATTACTACCAAGCGTGGTAAAACAGGGGATGCACGTGTGACATTCGATGCAAAATGGGGTGTCAACAAGCGTGGAGTTCCTTCTTATGAGACTGTACAGGATCCGGGCAAGTTCTATGAAATGGCTTATTCTGCCATTTACAATGGTGACCTGAAAGGATATGCAGCTGCGGGTGATTTGGTAGCGGCCAATAAATATGCTAATCAGGCTATGTTGTCTTCATCTTATTTAGGATATCAGGTTTTCACTGTACCTAATGGAGAACAGTTGATTGGCATGGATGGCAAATTGAATCCAAACGCTACTTTGGGTTATTCTGACGGTACATATTATTATAGACCGGATAACTGGAGTGATGAATTGTTTGAAAACAACATGCGTCAGGAATACAATCTGAGTGTCAGTGGTGCTACTGAGAAAATGAACTATTACATGTCTGCCGGTTACTTGGACGATCAAGGTATCGTTCCGAACTCTGGATTCCAACGTTATTCAGCCCGCTTGAAGGCAGATTATCAAGTGAAACCTTGGTTGAAACTGGGAGGTAATGTGTCATTTACTCATTATGACAGCCGTGAACAAGATACAGAAGGAGGTTCATCCAATGCCAATGCATTCTATGCAGCCAATATCATGGGTGCTATCTATCCGATGTATATTCGCGACGCAGAAGGCAATATCATGATAGATGAAAGAGGATACAAACGTTATGACTACGGTTCTGATACGAACTTCTCTCGTGACAATGTGATTCCGAATGCCAACCCGCTGGCCAGCTACATGCTGGATATGATGCGATATGCCGGTGATGTAATCAGTGGCAAATGGTTTGCTGATATTGATATCTGGGGTGGAATTAAGGCCAAAATCAATATTGGTGTAGATGCAAATAACGTACGCTATACCAATATGGTCAATCCATATTATGGTCAGTATTCAGAAACCAGTGGTGTAGGTGGTATTGTAAGTGTAGCTTCTCAGCGTACGTTTAGTACGAACCAGCAATATTTGCTGACTTATAACAAGACATTCAATAATGTACACAATTTGGATGTGTTAGCCGGTTATGAAAACTATAACTACAAATATCAATATTTGTATGGTTCACGCGAAAAAATCTATAACCCGGATGTACCGGAACTGAACAATGGTATCTTGAACCAGAATAACTCTTCTTACACTAACAATTATGCTACTGAAGGATGGTTGTTCCGTGTGCAGTATGATTATGATGGAAAATACTTTGTTTCCGGATCTTATCGTCGTGATGCTTCTTCAGTGTTCCATCCGGATAATCGTTGGGGTAACTTCTGGTCAATCGGTGCAGGTTGGCTGATGAACAAGGAATCCTTCCTGGCAGACCAGACTTGGATTGACATGTTGAAATTCAAGATTAGTTACGGTTTGCAAGGTAACGATAACCTGATGTATGAAGGTGGTTTGTATCGTAACTATTATCCTTACATGGACCAATATACACTGTCCAACAGTAACAGTGACTTTGCTACTTCTTTGTATTATAAAGGTAATCCGGAAATCACATGGGAAACTTCTCATAGTTTCAATACCGGTTTTGACTTTACTTTCTGGGGTGGCAAATTGAGTGGTACGGTAGAGTACTTCTCACGTAAGACGACTGACATGCTTTACTTTAAGCCGGTGTCTCCGTCTATGGGATATTCTCGTTTCCCGGAAAATGTCGGTTCTATGATCAACCGTGGTGTGGAATTGGATTTGAACTCTAATATCTTCAGTACAAAAGACTTTACTTGGGATGTGAACTTTAACCTGACTCACTTCAAGAATGAAGTGCTGGAGCTGGCTCCTGAACTGAATGGTCAGTTGATTGACGGATCACGTATTTACCGTGAAGGTGAATCTATGTACCAGTTGTATTTGCCGAAGTATGCAGGAGTGAATCCTGAAACAGGTGAGAGCCAATGGGCTTTGCTGGAACCGAATGAAGCAGGTGAGACTGTAACCACATCTTATACTGAAGCATCTTCTAACCGTTTTGCTACAGGTGACATCCTGCCGAAAGTATATGGTGGATTTGGCACAAGCTTGACTTTCAAAGGCTTTGATTTCTCTATTGCATTTGCTTATCAGTTGGGTGGACGTATTTTGGACTATACTTACCAAAGCTTGATGAGTACGGATGCACAGGGAGCAGCATGGCATGTGGATATGTTGAGAGCATGGACTCCGGAAAACAAGAATACAGATGTTCCGCGTATGAATGTGCAGGACTTGTACACATCCAATCTGTCTGACCGTTGGTTGACAAGTTCTGATTATTTGAGCTTGCAGAATATTACGTTTGGTTATACGTTACCGAAGTCTTTGACTCGTAAGATTAAGATTGATGGTATCCGTTTGTATTTCGTAGCAGATAATGTAGCTTTACTGACTGCCCGTAAAGGTCTCGATCCACGTCAGGGTTATGTAGCTGCGGATAATGTGTACTCACCGATTCGTACAATTTCCGGTGGTATCTCATTGATTTTCTAA